The DNA segment atagacttcgacgtcgctgtcgattaatttgacgcgcttgagcgttaatgaggtgtcggacgcggttaagaacttgtcgacttctttgtcgttttcttgcgaacgagctaattccgcgtagtctatagtcgacgcgatggattcgattcgcgatagtgcgtccgccacctcattatctttgccgctgatgtgccgaatgtcagtggtgaactggcctacgtaatccagataccgaaactgtcgaggggaacatttgtcggatctctggttgaacgcgaaagtcagaggtttatgatcggtgtatatcgtgaacgaacgaccttcgaccatatgtcggaatttcttaaccgctgtatatatcgctagaagttcgcgatcgtatgcgctgtagttacgctgtgcgggcgacatggatttcgtgtggaaggctagtggcctccacgaatttccttgtcgctgttgcagcgttgctccgatcgcgaaatccgacgcatccaccataatcgcgagttgcgaacgactcgatggatgcgttagtagcgtagcgttggcaagtgcatctttggatgcttgaaacgctgtttccgcttcacctgaccattggatcggggcgttgcctttcgccgtccgaccgctgagcaggtggtgaagcggtgtttgtaccgccgcggcgttaggtatgaaccgtctataaaagtttaacataccgaggaacctacggagctgtttcgcggtctctggtttcggaaattcgtttatggcctttactttttcaggtagaggcctcgtgccgttgccgttcacaatatacccgagaaacttgacttcggtagcggcgaatacgcatttgctcgggtttacgatgacaccgtactcgttaagccgctcgaggagttgacgcagatgttccatatgctcgtcttcatcgactgacgctactagaatatcgtctagatacgcatagcaaaaatcgaaaccgcgtaagacggtgtcgatgaagcgttgaaacgtctgcgccgcgttgcgcaaaccgaacggcatgacggtgtactcgtacaacccgaacggcgtcgttaccgcggtcttcggaatatcgcgagggtttaccggtatctggtggtacgcgcggaccaggtctaacgtagtaaacactgtcttccctgctaatgttcgcgcgaagtcctcgatatgtggtatgggataccggtcggggatcgtgcgagcgtttaaggtcctgtaatcgccgcagggccgccatccgttgtccttcttctgcaccatgtgtagggcagaagcccactggcttttagaaggacggatgtgaccccgagataacagttcctcgaactctgcgcgagcgaccttgtacatatcggtggacaatcggcgggtcttacaatacgcgggggtgccgggagtcgttacaatatgatgtacaacatcgtgtttgacttgcctaggagtcgctgtgggtcgggtcacgtcgggaaactgggctagcagctggtggtagcgtgagtttcccgcgatggtccggatggagtccgtgaaacccacgacggtgcgtcccgttgtcgtccgcgatgtcgtctggtcgatcaggcgtcgtcgcctgaggtccaccagtaggccgtagcgcgtgaggaagtcggcgccaatgatgggttttcccacgtcggcgatgatgaacctccactggaaggccctccgtagtcccaggttgaggtccatcacgcggatgccgtaggtgccgatcgtcgatccgtttgccgcaaccatctcgtatgacgtcttgctgactcggcctttgacgagtgtgcgtggatacacacaaaggtccgagccagtgtcgacgaggtattcggtcttcgtcactttgtccgtgacgaagaggcggcaggtggatgttccgtcactggctgccgcggtcagtgtcggagggactcgtttcccgcatacgaacacggctggcggcatttggtggactccttcccaaacctctggtgataccagcagacgttctccgtcttacgcgatgacctggacgaagaccgactccgtctgggcgtcctgcttcccttgtgactgcaaggtcgggatgtttcggcgattcgaagctccagtttctccaatcggtcgatcaggagctctgccaggcggtcggactgcgttggggccgacgtgctggctacctgggctggctgcacctccgcgtggatctggtcggctatctcggctagcttgcttaatggcaggtctgactgagccgagacgatggctctggtcacgttgggtagtctacctgaccacagggtccgcaggaacTCGTCGCTGACTGTGGTACCTGCGAGGTTCCGCATATGGCGTAAGAATTGCGACGGGGTTCGGTCGCCTATTTCCTCCTGCTCCAGCAGCTGCCGGATCCTTTTTCCTTGGGTCGCCGACAGCCTCTTCAGAAGTTCGGACCTTAGTGTCCCATACTTGTTGGCCTCCGGTgggtttataaaaatgtcctgCACTTCCACCGCGTATTTGGGCTCGAGCTGAGACAGTATGTGataaaattttgtcgtgtcAGCTGTAATCCCGTTTAGGGCGAACTGTGCCTCGATTTGGCGGAACCACAGTTCGGGTTGCTCAGGCCAGAAAGGTGGGATCCTGATGGCGACCTTGCTGACTTCTGGCGTCGTTGTCTCCATTTCAATATCACTGCACTACACGCACttcgagagaaaagaaaaaaaaaaatgcgcgtGATGCGACTCAGTCAccctgatcacgtcggggtcaccaatgaaggaacagggttatataaggcgggtgccttagaatgagtgttcaaatcaggtgtacgtgactgagtcgtttatttacaataaagagtgatgtcgcgagagcgtccggggtggttcgactaaaaccggcgattcgcttcgactcgcggttgaactgttattgcaacttagcaacgaccggactagactctaagtcactcggcggatacgcggctgtgtcacgacttcgtgacttctcctttcgcgtcggtagtctctgccttatatcttcaaaaatgcttgtcggctgattggtggaagtccttgcggggaacttccaccagtccgtgcattttgcataacacgcccacgttccacgcctctcgtgcgtgagaagggtgagcgtgtcgttctgctaaaaatctaattttggtgatgcagcg comes from the Halictus rubicundus isolate RS-2024b unplaced genomic scaffold, iyHalRubi1_principal scaffold1073, whole genome shotgun sequence genome and includes:
- the LOC143364862 gene encoding uncharacterized protein LOC143364862, whose protein sequence is METTTPEVSKVAIRIPPFWPEQPELWFRQIEAQFALNGITADTTKFYHILSQLEPKYAVEVQDIFINPPEANKYGTLRSELLKRLSATQGKRIRQLLEQEEIGDRTPSQFLRHMRNLAGTTVSDEFLRTLWS